A portion of the Flavobacterium limnophilum genome contains these proteins:
- a CDS encoding nitroreductase family protein: MNILALIQKRYTAKKYNAHKVVPQEKIEELKEILRLTPSSINIQPWKFTFVQNPEIKAKLASVSMHNTEKINQAQLLVVFSVVDDLDAFEKVVDNEFPQFRKEMYHKIKSSQTEAELKNWMAKQVYIALGVGLTASMAMGLDSTAMEGIETDKYKTILNMTAYKPLFAMAVGYGADEDSNRLEITPKSRRLLEDVIETI; the protein is encoded by the coding sequence ATGAACATTTTAGCTTTAATACAAAAAAGATATACCGCCAAGAAGTACAACGCTCACAAAGTCGTACCACAAGAAAAAATCGAGGAATTGAAAGAAATCTTGCGCCTCACTCCTTCTTCCATAAACATTCAACCTTGGAAATTTACCTTTGTGCAAAATCCGGAAATCAAGGCCAAATTGGCTTCCGTTTCGATGCATAATACCGAAAAAATAAACCAAGCGCAACTGTTGGTTGTCTTTAGTGTAGTCGATGATTTGGATGCTTTCGAGAAAGTGGTGGACAACGAATTTCCACAATTCAGAAAAGAAATGTACCACAAAATAAAATCTAGCCAGACAGAAGCTGAATTAAAAAATTGGATGGCCAAACAAGTGTATATTGCCTTGGGTGTGGGCTTGACGGCCAGTATGGCAATGGGGCTGGATTCAACCGCAATGGAAGGCATAGAAACGGACAAATACAAGACCATCCTTAATATGACAGCCTACAAACCACTGTTTGCAATGGCTGTGGGTTACGGTGCGGATGAGGATTCCAACCGACTTGAAATAACACCAAAATCCAGAAGACTGTTGGAGGATGTAATCGAAACTATTTAA
- a CDS encoding MFS transporter: MSQKIKTLQTIHLAICAGIIVAYFMIGNLSIDSLNIKNIDSSEIVFVAIPFLAFFLSNFLFKSQLKQANPKLNSEENLPIYQTASIIRWAILEGAAFLILFVSPKFQLLGILLIAYLAFLRPTEERIITDLQDIG, from the coding sequence ATGAGCCAGAAAATCAAAACCCTTCAAACCATACATCTTGCCATTTGCGCCGGAATAATTGTTGCCTATTTTATGATAGGGAATCTTTCAATCGACAGCTTAAATATTAAAAATATTGATTCATCGGAAATTGTATTTGTTGCTATTCCTTTTTTAGCATTCTTTTTGAGTAATTTCTTGTTCAAATCACAATTAAAGCAAGCCAATCCTAAATTAAATTCCGAAGAAAATTTACCTATTTACCAAACGGCTTCCATTATTCGTTGGGCCATTCTGGAAGGTGCAGCATTTTTAATCTTGTTCGTGAGTCCAAAATTTCAGCTATTGGGAATACTGCTAATTGCATATCTTGCTTTTTTGAGACCAACAGAAGAGAGAATTATTACAGACCTTCAAGACATAGGATAA
- a CDS encoding HAD family hydrolase, whose amino-acid sequence MKFKGIIFDLDGTLVNSLEDIADAMNKVLQDLDYPTHGYDDYQYFIGSGLRNLVSKSLPENHNDENQIERCYDLMVEIYRDNCTNQTKPYNGIVELLDELKSRNIQLSVFSNKADALTKEITAFLFPGYFNPIVGLSIESLKKPNPFEAVEISKNWGLKPEEMIFVGDSGIDMQTATNANMHAVGVIWGYRPEEELMENGAKLILKHPLDLISIL is encoded by the coding sequence ATGAAGTTCAAAGGAATTATTTTTGATTTAGACGGAACATTGGTCAATTCATTGGAAGACATTGCAGATGCGATGAACAAGGTTCTTCAAGACCTCGACTACCCTACCCACGGTTATGACGATTATCAATATTTCATTGGAAGCGGACTTAGGAATTTGGTGAGCAAATCATTGCCTGAAAACCATAATGATGAAAACCAAATTGAACGTTGCTACGATTTGATGGTTGAAATCTATCGCGATAATTGCACCAATCAAACCAAACCCTACAACGGAATTGTCGAATTATTGGATGAATTGAAATCCCGCAACATCCAACTAAGCGTGTTTTCGAACAAAGCGGATGCATTGACCAAAGAAATCACTGCTTTCCTGTTTCCTGGTTATTTTAATCCAATTGTGGGCTTAAGCATCGAATCACTCAAAAAACCCAATCCCTTTGAAGCCGTGGAAATCAGCAAAAATTGGGGATTAAAACCCGAAGAAATGATTTTCGTGGGAGATTCCGGCATTGACATGCAAACGGCAACCAATGCCAATATGCACGCAGTGGGCGTAATATGGGGATATCGACCGGAAGAAGAATTGATGGAAAACGGAGCCAAACTCATCCTGAAACATCCATTGGACTTAATTTCAATTTTATAA
- a CDS encoding class I SAM-dependent methyltransferase: MEPKDFFAEKAKDYDNEMSRTQNVSAIAQTILNEVSFSKEMSVMDFGSGTGLLLSEIAPYVGEITAVDISDSMIAVLKSKKEEIKSPLQIVQIDLTKETLDRKFNAIISSMTIHHIENPLALFKKFHSLLKDNGTIAIADLDTEDGSFHTEDTGVFHCGFDRDEFAQMVKNAGFKNIKIQNASTITKSTNDYSVFLITANK, encoded by the coding sequence ATGGAACCAAAAGATTTTTTTGCAGAAAAGGCAAAAGACTACGACAATGAAATGTCTAGAACCCAAAACGTGAGTGCCATTGCGCAAACCATTTTGAACGAAGTCTCTTTTTCGAAAGAAATGAGTGTCATGGACTTCGGTTCCGGCACGGGATTGTTGTTGTCTGAAATCGCTCCTTATGTGGGCGAAATTACCGCTGTGGATATTTCGGATTCAATGATTGCCGTTTTAAAGTCGAAAAAAGAGGAAATCAAATCCCCACTTCAAATCGTGCAAATAGATTTGACCAAGGAAACATTGGACAGAAAATTCAACGCCATCATTTCGTCCATGACCATTCATCATATTGAAAATCCTTTGGCATTGTTCAAAAAATTTCACTCGCTGCTCAAAGACAACGGAACAATCGCCATTGCCGATCTTGATACCGAAGACGGTTCCTTCCACACCGAAGATACCGGTGTCTTTCATTGCGGATTTGACCGGGACGAATTTGCACAAATGGTTAAAAATGCTGGATTTAAAAACATCAAAATTCAAAATGCCAGCACAATAACAAAATCAACGAACGACTATTCCGTGTTTTTAATCACTGCCAATAAGTAA
- a CDS encoding YtxH domain-containing protein, giving the protein MSTGKVVLGTVAGLAIGGILGILFAPQKGSVTRQQIRDKGNDYADELKSKYNEFADTISEKLHSAKEFALEMSENGKAEFAELKNDDHTESL; this is encoded by the coding sequence ATGAGTACAGGTAAAGTAGTATTAGGAACAGTGGCAGGATTGGCCATAGGAGGAATTTTGGGGATTTTGTTTGCACCGCAAAAAGGGTCGGTAACGCGCCAACAAATCAGGGACAAAGGAAATGATTATGCCGACGAACTAAAATCAAAATACAACGAGTTTGCAGACACCATTTCAGAAAAACTGCATAGCGCCAAAGAATTTGCTCTGGAAATGTCTGAAAATGGCAAAGCGGAGTTTGCTGAATTAAAAAATGATGACCATACGGAATCACTATAA
- the katG gene encoding catalase/peroxidase HPI: MENNENKNPSAAGNGESKCPFSGAGSKQSAGSGTRNADWWPNQLKLSVLRQHSSLSNPMGEDFDYAEAFKSLDLKALKQDLFALMTDSQEWWPADYGHYGPFFIRMAWHSAGTYRIADGRGGGGAGTQRFAPLNSWPDNVNLDKARLLLWPIKQKYGKKISWADLMILAGNCALESMGLKTFGFGGGRADVWEPNEDIYWGSESKWLEDKRYTSSRELEKPLAAVQMGLIYVNPEGPNGNPDPLASAIDIRETFARMAMNDEETVALIAGGHTFGKTHGAADPNQYVGPEPAAAGIEEQGLGWKNSFGSGCGEDTISSGLEGAWTTTPTKWSNNYLDNLFGFEWELTKSPAGAHQWKPKAGAGAGTVPDAHNPLKHHAPTMLTADLALRADPVYEKISRHYHTHPEEFADAFARAWYKLTHRDMGPIARYLGPEVPTEELIWQDPVPAVTYQMIDANDIAALKAKILASGLSVSQLVSTAWASASTFRGSDKRGGANGARLQLAPQKDWEVNNPAQLAKVLAILKDIQAEFNAAQTGGKQLSLADLIVLAGCAGIEKAAQQAGQNVTVPFRPGRADTTQELTDVESFAVLEPEADGFRNYMKTQYTVSAEEMLVDKAQLLTLTAPEMTVLVGGMRVLNANFDGSKNGVFTKRPEALTNDFFVNLLDIDTIWKASSGSQDVFEGRDRVTGELKWTGTRADLVFGSNSELRALAEVYGCTDSQEQFVKDFVAAWNKVMQLDRFDLV; this comes from the coding sequence ATGGAGAATAACGAAAACAAGAACCCCTCGGCGGCAGGCAACGGCGAGAGCAAATGTCCCTTTTCGGGAGCAGGTTCAAAGCAAAGTGCCGGATCGGGTACAAGAAACGCTGATTGGTGGCCCAACCAGTTGAAATTAAGCGTACTTCGCCAACATTCTTCGCTGTCCAACCCGATGGGAGAAGATTTTGATTATGCCGAGGCTTTCAAGAGTCTTGATTTGAAGGCTTTGAAGCAAGACCTTTTTGCCCTGATGACCGATTCCCAGGAATGGTGGCCAGCCGATTACGGACATTATGGCCCTTTCTTTATTCGAATGGCTTGGCACAGCGCGGGAACTTATCGTATTGCCGACGGTCGGGGTGGAGGAGGTGCCGGAACCCAACGATTTGCACCACTCAACAGTTGGCCCGACAACGTCAATCTCGACAAAGCCCGTTTGCTGCTATGGCCCATCAAACAGAAATACGGCAAGAAAATCTCTTGGGCTGACTTGATGATTCTGGCCGGTAATTGTGCCCTGGAATCAATGGGATTAAAGACTTTTGGTTTTGGTGGTGGTCGTGCCGATGTTTGGGAACCCAACGAAGACATTTATTGGGGTTCTGAAAGCAAGTGGCTTGAGGATAAACGTTACACCAGCAGTCGCGAATTGGAAAAACCTCTCGCTGCCGTCCAAATGGGATTGATTTACGTGAATCCAGAAGGGCCAAACGGCAATCCTGATCCATTGGCATCCGCCATTGACATTCGTGAAACCTTTGCCCGTATGGCAATGAATGACGAAGAAACCGTAGCGTTGATTGCCGGCGGGCACACCTTTGGCAAGACCCACGGTGCAGCCGACCCAAACCAATATGTTGGTCCTGAACCTGCAGCAGCCGGTATCGAGGAGCAAGGGCTTGGTTGGAAAAACAGCTTTGGAAGCGGATGCGGAGAAGACACCATTAGTAGTGGTCTCGAAGGTGCTTGGACGACCACGCCCACAAAATGGAGCAACAATTATTTAGACAACCTGTTTGGATTCGAATGGGAGTTGACCAAGAGTCCTGCCGGCGCACACCAGTGGAAACCAAAAGCTGGAGCCGGAGCCGGTACCGTGCCGGATGCCCACAATCCTTTGAAGCATCACGCTCCAACAATGCTTACCGCTGACCTCGCCTTGAGGGCAGATCCTGTTTACGAGAAAATTTCAAGACACTACCATACCCATCCTGAGGAGTTTGCCGATGCGTTCGCTCGCGCCTGGTATAAATTGACACACCGTGACATGGGGCCAATAGCCCGTTATCTTGGTCCGGAAGTGCCTACAGAAGAACTAATCTGGCAAGATCCAGTTCCGGCTGTCACCTATCAAATGATTGACGCCAATGACATTGCTGCTTTAAAAGCTAAAATATTGGCTTCGGGACTTTCCGTGTCCCAACTGGTGTCCACGGCTTGGGCTTCGGCATCAACGTTTCGTGGTTCGGATAAACGGGGCGGTGCCAATGGTGCCCGTCTTCAACTGGCTCCGCAAAAGGATTGGGAAGTCAACAATCCAGCCCAATTGGCGAAAGTGTTGGCAATACTAAAAGATATTCAAGCAGAATTCAATGCTGCCCAAACTGGCGGAAAACAACTTTCATTGGCCGACTTGATTGTTTTGGCTGGATGTGCCGGAATCGAGAAAGCAGCGCAGCAAGCTGGGCAAAATGTGACTGTTCCTTTCAGACCGGGAAGAGCCGATACTACGCAAGAGTTGACCGATGTGGAATCTTTTGCCGTTCTCGAACCGGAAGCGGATGGTTTTCGAAACTACATGAAGACCCAATACACGGTTTCGGCTGAAGAAATGTTGGTGGACAAGGCGCAACTCTTGACGCTGACTGCACCCGAAATGACGGTTCTCGTGGGCGGTATGCGTGTGCTGAATGCCAATTTTGACGGGTCAAAAAATGGAGTGTTTACCAAAAGACCGGAGGCCTTGACCAACGACTTTTTCGTGAATCTGCTTGACATTGACACAATTTGGAAAGCCTCTTCAGGGTCTCAAGATGTTTTTGAGGGACGTGATAGAGTTACCGGTGAACTCAAATGGACGGGGACTCGTGCCGATCTAGTCTTTGGTTCCAACTCTGAACTTCGTGCCTTGGCCGAGGTTTATGGATGCACCGATTCACAAGAGCAGTTCGTGAAGGACTTTGTGGCAGCTTGGAACAAGGTGATGCAACTTGATCGCTTCGACTTAGTTTAA
- a CDS encoding AraC family transcriptional regulator: protein MKAEYRNVMDSNEHSLRVSFFQDIEFPASWHFHPQYELTYIVSSSGMRYVGDSIHNFSKGDFVLVGTNLPHSWKTVGVQTSKVEAVIIQWNEDLLGKDWMQKPEFYNIKKMLELSARGIKFPVNAAVKMEEMLMDLVDFPPFEKLMRFVELLNELSSKKEFMLLSSSSFKTNITTEDSDRISIIQGYVKNNVQSKIQLSEVASLVGLTEVSFCRYFKKVHNKTFVTFLNEFRIALACQLLIEKDHTVSEIGYQCGFNSISLFHRLFIRFIKLTPLEYRNSYKSI, encoded by the coding sequence ATGAAAGCAGAATACAGAAATGTAATGGACAGTAACGAACATTCGTTGCGGGTTTCGTTTTTTCAGGACATTGAATTTCCGGCTTCCTGGCATTTTCATCCACAATATGAACTGACTTACATTGTCAGCAGCAGCGGAATGCGCTATGTTGGCGACAGTATCCATAATTTCAGCAAAGGCGATTTTGTGCTGGTTGGAACCAATTTGCCCCATTCCTGGAAAACAGTTGGAGTACAAACTTCAAAAGTGGAAGCCGTCATTATCCAATGGAACGAAGATTTGCTGGGCAAGGATTGGATGCAAAAACCAGAATTTTACAACATTAAAAAAATGCTCGAATTGTCCGCCAGAGGCATCAAGTTTCCAGTCAATGCAGCCGTTAAAATGGAAGAAATGCTTATGGATTTGGTCGATTTTCCGCCATTCGAAAAACTAATGCGTTTTGTGGAATTGTTGAACGAACTTTCCAGTAAAAAAGAATTTATGCTTTTGTCGTCGTCGAGTTTCAAAACCAATATTACCACTGAAGACAGCGATAGAATAAGCATTATCCAGGGGTATGTAAAAAACAATGTTCAATCCAAAATACAACTTTCGGAGGTTGCCAGTTTGGTTGGACTTACCGAAGTGTCGTTTTGCCGCTATTTCAAAAAAGTGCACAACAAGACATTTGTTACTTTTTTGAATGAATTTCGGATTGCTTTGGCTTGCCAATTATTGATCGAAAAAGACCATACGGTTTCGGAAATTGGCTATCAATGCGGTTTCAACAGCATCAGTTTGTTTCACCGATTGTTCATTCGTTTCATCAAATTGACACCTTTGGAATATAGGAATAGTTATAAATCCATCTAA
- a CDS encoding mandelate racemase/muconate lactonizing enzyme family protein encodes MNNKELQIQEIELFKLVSVLKKPISDATHTLSEISFVVLRLKLRNGIVGESYLLSFQYSPEAIKGALKDCMDAVIGHSVNETGLVFDKLNHLHEYFGQNGLLRWVQGAINIAMWDAWGKALQQPLWKLWGTHKEKVSLYGSGGWISYSIDELIEEVTNYVDRGFKAVKIKVGSPNWKTDVERLKKVRAAVGDNVNIMIDANQGMKLPEAIQLAKAANDLNIYWFEEPLHHENFDGYQTLKNQTGISLAMGEREFNTQPLIELIKRKAIDIWQPDILRIGGVEAWRESASIAAGFHIPVLPHYYKDYDVPLLCTIPNGVGAESFDWIDDYIDNPMLVKDGFAYPHQQPGWGFNFIDDYLKKI; translated from the coding sequence ATGAACAATAAAGAATTACAAATACAGGAAATCGAACTATTCAAATTAGTCAGTGTTTTAAAGAAACCCATATCCGATGCCACGCACACGCTCAGCGAAATTTCGTTTGTGGTCTTGCGCTTGAAACTCCGCAACGGAATTGTGGGAGAATCCTATTTACTATCTTTCCAATATTCGCCGGAAGCCATCAAAGGCGCCTTGAAAGATTGCATGGATGCCGTGATCGGACATTCGGTAAACGAAACGGGATTGGTGTTTGACAAACTGAACCATTTACACGAATATTTTGGACAAAATGGATTGTTGCGTTGGGTTCAAGGCGCCATCAACATTGCAATGTGGGACGCTTGGGGCAAAGCTTTGCAACAACCGCTTTGGAAATTATGGGGAACCCACAAAGAAAAAGTTTCCTTGTACGGTTCCGGAGGCTGGATTTCCTATTCCATCGACGAATTGATTGAAGAAGTGACCAATTACGTGGATCGCGGATTTAAGGCCGTGAAAATAAAAGTGGGTAGCCCGAATTGGAAAACCGACGTGGAGCGTTTAAAAAAAGTGAGAGCAGCCGTTGGTGACAATGTCAACATCATGATTGATGCGAATCAGGGTATGAAATTGCCAGAAGCCATCCAATTGGCGAAAGCCGCCAACGACTTGAATATTTATTGGTTTGAAGAACCTTTGCACCACGAAAATTTTGATGGCTATCAAACTTTGAAAAATCAAACAGGAATATCTTTGGCCATGGGCGAAAGGGAATTCAACACCCAACCGCTTATCGAATTAATCAAACGCAAGGCAATTGATATTTGGCAACCCGATATTTTGAGAATAGGCGGTGTCGAAGCTTGGAGAGAAAGCGCGTCCATTGCGGCAGGATTTCACATTCCGGTATTACCACATTATTACAAAGATTATGATGTGCCGTTGTTGTGTACCATTCCAAATGGAGTTGGTGCAGAATCTTTTGATTGGATTGATGATTATATCGATAATCCAATGTTGGTAAAAGACGGTTTTGCCTATCCACACCAACAACCGGGATGGGGATTTAATTTTATTGACGATTACTTGAAAAAAATATAA
- a CDS encoding SDR family NAD(P)-dependent oxidoreductase, whose product MGLEAFSLEGKTALITGGGTGIGLGIAQEFVNAKAKVIITGRREDVLKNACETLGENAHYIVSDLSILDDIPTLVTEIESKFGSIDILVNNAGIHLKKWAQETTDEEFLKIIQTNLLSVFALTREVAKGMLERKSGSIILISSMAGLFGIDRVSAYGTSKTALIGLMNNLVTEYSRDNVRINCIAPGWITSDMFLNAINQDQDRKQKIINRIALPDFGKPEDIGNAAVYLSSQAGRYVTGVVLPVDGGATVNF is encoded by the coding sequence ATGGGTTTAGAAGCTTTTTCACTCGAAGGAAAAACAGCACTGATTACGGGTGGCGGAACTGGAATAGGTTTGGGAATTGCCCAAGAATTTGTCAATGCCAAAGCCAAAGTAATCATCACAGGACGTAGAGAAGATGTCCTGAAAAATGCCTGCGAAACATTAGGCGAAAATGCCCATTATATCGTAAGCGATTTGAGTATTCTTGATGACATTCCAACATTGGTAACAGAAATAGAATCCAAATTTGGTTCGATTGACATTTTGGTCAACAATGCCGGAATCCATTTGAAAAAATGGGCGCAAGAAACCACCGACGAGGAATTCCTGAAAATCATTCAAACCAATTTGTTGAGTGTTTTTGCCTTGACACGTGAAGTGGCCAAAGGAATGTTGGAAAGAAAAAGTGGTTCCATTATCCTAATTAGTTCGATGGCGGGATTGTTCGGGATTGACCGAGTTTCGGCTTACGGAACTTCTAAAACTGCATTGATTGGCTTGATGAACAACTTGGTTACCGAATATTCTCGTGACAATGTGAGAATCAATTGCATCGCTCCGGGCTGGATTACCTCGGACATGTTTTTGAATGCCATCAACCAAGACCAGGATCGCAAACAAAAAATCATCAATCGGATAGCCTTGCCCGACTTTGGAAAACCCGAAGATATTGGCAACGCAGCCGTTTATCTTAGTTCGCAAGCCGGAAGATATGTCACCGGCGTAGTACTGCCTGTTGATGGTGGTGCAACGGTTAATTTTTAA
- a CDS encoding alpha/beta hydrolase — protein MGKIKKITKWLLGIIIVLYLCLCGFYYFFQDKLLFNTSAKLKPEHVFKFSEPFEERYISMPDNKKLNGVLFKAKESKGLILWFPGGRGMIDSIGVDSHFYTDLKYDLFILNYRGFGKSEGKISSEKQFNQDMQSVYDYFKKEYAENKIILLGYSLGTGPAAALASANNPKVLVLQAPYYSIKEEARRGFPYLPIDLLQRYEFSTYSSLQKTKCPVLIFHGDADKKIPVAQSYELEKKLKPTDQLIVLKDQGHNRFLENATYLKKLQQLIK, from the coding sequence ATGGGAAAAATTAAGAAAATTACAAAATGGTTACTAGGTATAATAATTGTACTTTATTTGTGTCTTTGTGGTTTTTACTATTTTTTTCAAGACAAATTACTTTTCAATACGTCTGCAAAACTCAAACCCGAACACGTATTCAAATTTTCGGAACCGTTTGAAGAACGATATATTTCCATGCCGGACAACAAGAAACTCAATGGTGTACTTTTCAAGGCCAAAGAATCGAAAGGACTCATTTTATGGTTTCCCGGAGGTCGAGGAATGATTGATAGTATTGGTGTAGATTCTCATTTTTATACTGATTTGAAATACGATCTTTTCATACTTAATTACCGTGGATTCGGAAAAAGCGAAGGGAAAATATCCAGCGAAAAACAATTCAACCAAGATATGCAATCCGTTTATGATTATTTCAAAAAAGAATATGCAGAGAACAAAATAATACTCCTTGGATATTCATTGGGAACTGGACCTGCGGCAGCATTGGCTTCGGCAAACAATCCTAAAGTGCTTGTTCTGCAAGCTCCATATTACAGTATAAAAGAGGAAGCGCGAAGAGGATTTCCTTATTTACCAATTGACTTGTTACAGCGATACGAATTTTCAACCTATTCTTCTCTACAAAAAACAAAATGCCCTGTCCTAATTTTTCACGGGGATGCTGATAAAAAAATTCCTGTGGCACAATCTTATGAATTGGAAAAAAAATTAAAACCTACGGATCAATTAATAGTCCTGAAAGACCAAGGTCATAATCGCTTTTTAGAAAATGCAACATATCTAAAAAAATTACAACAACTAATTAAATAA